Genomic segment of Bacteroidota bacterium:
GAACAACATTTTATTGAAATAGAAACTCCTGTTTTGGTTAATTCTACCCCGGAGGGTGCCCGTGATTTCCTGGTACCTTCGCGGATGAACCCCGGGCAGTTTTATGCTTTGCCCCAATCCCCGCAAACTTTAAAGCAGTTGCTTATGGTTGCAGGCTTCGACCGTTACTTCCAGATCGTCAAATGTTTCAGGGATGAGGATTTGCGTGCCGATCGTCAGCCCGAATTTACTCAGGTTGACTGTGAGCTGTCATTTGTCGAGCAGGAGGATATTCTCAATATTTTTGAAGGTTGGGCCAAACATCTTTTTAAAGTTATTTTAAATATTGAATTTGATCAACCTTTCCTTCGCCTGCCTTATTCAGATGCAATGAATTTTTACGGGTCGGATAAGCCTGATCTGCGTTTCGACATGAAGATTCATGATCTTACTCAACTGGTCAAAGGCAAAGGGTTCGGAGTATTTGACAACTCCGAATATATCGGGGCCATTTGTGCAAAGGGTTGTGCAAATTATACCCGTAAGCAGCTTGATGAACTTACTGAATTTGTTAAGAAACCTCAGGTTGGTGCCAAAGGGCTGGTTTATGTGAAATTGAATGAGGACGGTACCGTAAAATCATCGGTTGATAAGTTTTATTCTCCGGACGACTTGAAGAAATGGGCTGAAGCGCTTGGCGCATCAAATGGCGATTTGTTACTCCTGCTTTCAGGTGTTCAAAAAACAACCTTGGTTGCTTTGGGTGTTTTAAGGCTTGAAATGGCCGACAGGCTTGGCTTGAGAGATAAAAATAAATTTTTCCCCTTGTGGGTGGTTGATTTCCCGATGTTTGAGTGGAATGAAGAAGATCAAAGGTTTTATGCCATGCATCATCCGTTTACTTCGCCCAAAGCTGAAGATATTTCAATTTTTGAGACTAATCCTGCTGCTGTTCGCGCCAATGCTTATGATATGGTGATCAACGGTGTTGAAGTCGGCGGCGGTTCTATTCGTATCCACGACAGGAATTTGCAGCAGAAGATGTTCAATGTCCTGGGAATTTCTCCGGAAGAAGCACAAGTTAAATTTGGGTTCCTGATGAATGCCTTCCGCTATGGTGCTCCTCCTCACGGTGGTATTGCTTTTGGGCTGGACAGGTTGGTTTCCATGTTTGCAAAACTTGATTCGATCAGGGATGTAATGGCTTTCCCGAAAAACAATTCGGGCCGTGACGTCATGCTGGATACTCCTGGCGTAGTAGCCGATGACCAGTTAAAAGAGCTGTCTATCCAGGTAAATATTAAAAAGTAAAAATTGCACATTAACCGGATGGAATACCGGATTTCTGTTGAAACAATGGGAAATGTAGAATTGTGAGTGGGATTAGATTTTATAAGTATTTGAAGAAAGAGAAATAGCGATGCTACAGATTGATAATACCATAATTAGTTTTGATGTGTTGGAGAAGAGGTTTGTCTGTGACCTGAAAAAATGCATGGGTGCCTGTTGTGTTTATGGAGATGCCGGTGCTCCTTTGGAAACAGAAGAAATCAATTTGCTTAAGGAACATCTTGATGATATTAAGCCGTTTTTAAGTAAAGAGGGTATTGCATCCATTGAAACTAATGGACTATATTACGTTGATGTGGATGGCGACCAGGTTACATCACTGATTAACGAACACGAATGTGCTTTTACGGTTTTCGAAGAGGGAGTTGCCACTTGTGGCATAGAAAAAGCATACGAGGCGGGGAAAATCAAATTTCAAAAACCTGTTTCCTGCCATCTTTACCCGATACGGATAGATAAATACAAAGATTTTGAGGCCGTTAACTATCACAAGTGGGATGTTTGTAAGGAAGCATGCAAACTGGGCAACAAACTTGATATTCCGGTTTATGTTTTCCTGAAAGAACCTCTGATCCGCAAATACGGGAAAGATTGGTATGATCAGCTTGATTATGCGGCCAAACACTTGTCGCAGGAAGAACAAAATCAGAGGATCAGGTAATAAGAAACAATTCATTCTCAAATAACAGAAAAGCCGGAGCAATCAATGTTTGCCCCGGCTTTTCTGTTATGGGAATTTTATTAGATCGTTTCGATAATTCTTAATTTGGCAAACTTAAGCAACAGCTGCTTTTGTCCGGCATTTTGGAAAAATACCGTAGCTTTAATATTGGGCGCTGTTCCTTCGAGGTTAAGTACCTTACCCACGCCAAAGCGGTCATGTTCTACTTTCATTCCAACCTGGATCATAGAAGCGTCGGCACTTTCCATGTGATCATTTTGTTGGTTCTGATGCCTGGCTTCTTTCATGTTGATCAGTTTTCTTGGAATGGTAACCGCAGGGGCACCTCCGGCAGCTTTCTGAAAGGTTTTTTTCTCAAATTTTGTTCTTGAACCTTCATCTCCCTGGTAACTTTCATCTTTCGGTTCGAAACCACTTCCGGATTCAACGAAATTGTCATCTTCCGGTAATTCCAGAAAACCAGGATCAATTTCACCGATAAAGCGACTTGCCGTACAATTTGTAGGTGTTCCCCATTTATAGCGGGTTTCAGCATAGGATATCGTGGCATTTACCTTGGCACGGGTGATGGCCACATAGAATAACCGCCTCTCTTCTTCTATTTCACTTTCAATTGTTGAGGAAAGGTGCGAAGGAAAGAGGTCTTCTTCAACACCGACAATATAAATGTTTTTGAATTCCAATCCTTTAGCAGAATGGATGGTCATCAGAGTAACCTTATTCTGGTCTTCCGATTTTTCTGTGTCCTGATCGGTAAGCAGGGCAACGTTTTCCATGTAGTGGTCCAGTGTGATTAAGCCGGCCTCAGGAGGAAAATCCGAGATAAAAGATTTTATACCGTTCATCAGTTCCTCCACATTTTCACACCTGCTCACATTTTCGGGTGTCTTGTCGAATTTCAGTTCGTTAAGAATGCCGGTGGTATTGGCAATAGTCAATGCAAAGTCATAAGCGTCCATGG
This window contains:
- the aspS gene encoding aspartate--tRNA ligase, with protein sequence MYRTNTCGELTLKNVNQEVTLCGWVQRSRDLGGMTFIDLRDRYGITQLVFNMETNTELCNQARKLGREYVISATGKVMERSNKNPNLSTGDIEIEVKKLEVLNASEIPPFTIEDNTDGGDEIRMKYRYLDLRRQSVRKNIELRHKMAQEIRKYLDEQHFIEIETPVLVNSTPEGARDFLVPSRMNPGQFYALPQSPQTLKQLLMVAGFDRYFQIVKCFRDEDLRADRQPEFTQVDCELSFVEQEDILNIFEGWAKHLFKVILNIEFDQPFLRLPYSDAMNFYGSDKPDLRFDMKIHDLTQLVKGKGFGVFDNSEYIGAICAKGCANYTRKQLDELTEFVKKPQVGAKGLVYVKLNEDGTVKSSVDKFYSPDDLKKWAEALGASNGDLLLLLSGVQKTTLVALGVLRLEMADRLGLRDKNKFFPLWVVDFPMFEWNEEDQRFYAMHHPFTSPKAEDISIFETNPAAVRANAYDMVINGVEVGGGSIRIHDRNLQQKMFNVLGISPEEAQVKFGFLMNAFRYGAPPHGGIAFGLDRLVSMFAKLDSIRDVMAFPKNNSGRDVMLDTPGVVADDQLKELSIQVNIKK
- a CDS encoding DUF3109 family protein gives rise to the protein MLQIDNTIISFDVLEKRFVCDLKKCMGACCVYGDAGAPLETEEINLLKEHLDDIKPFLSKEGIASIETNGLYYVDVDGDQVTSLINEHECAFTVFEEGVATCGIEKAYEAGKIKFQKPVSCHLYPIRIDKYKDFEAVNYHKWDVCKEACKLGNKLDIPVYVFLKEPLIRKYGKDWYDQLDYAAKHLSQEEQNQRIR